From the genome of Streptomyces sp. NBC_00659, one region includes:
- a CDS encoding SpoIIE family protein phosphatase, with amino-acid sequence MTAESTQSDRAGGPEPARSRPTGLLDVLNVGALVLDADGRIVFWTPQAEELIGYTAEEALGKYAARLIIHPEHMQSVTELFTDVLETGRSWAGAFPIRHKDGSTRLMEFRNMRLLDDLGDVYALGIAADHTLLQRVETDLALCEQLINQSPIGLALMDPDLRYLMVNPALERIDGIPAEDHVGRHLRETLPFPDVDTVESALRQVLTTGTPLLDQYHVGRPPSDPDHEHAWSLSFYRLEDPGGRILGAAVSVVDVTERHRAAAEADRARRRLALVASASTRVGTTLEVEQTARELADIAAPELADVVAVDVLDSVLACRRKRRPDNGPEFFRALALKASHPTVALRAADPPGDLTTYDGDRLVTLCVHTGRPVLVRHVGEHDLPRIARDAEGTALLAQAGVHSYLAVPLIAHGEVLGALDLKRTRNPLPFDEDDVVLAGELATRAAVAIDNARWFQSVRNTAVTLQRSLLPQHPPRLTGLEVASRYQPAQATSEVGGDWYDVIPLADDRTALVVGDVMGNGIDAAATMGRLRTATCAYADLDLDPGDVLQHLDKITCDLEHYIVTCIYAVYDPHSRQCRIANAGHMPPALVRSGAAPELLDLPPCAPLGVGGIPFGTTTVELNPDDLLVLYTDGLVETRLHPIDDRLNVLLSFLDEADRPLEEICDLLLYGLRNSDDHDDVALLVARAK; translated from the coding sequence ATGACAGCCGAGTCCACGCAGTCCGACCGTGCGGGCGGTCCCGAACCCGCACGGTCCCGGCCGACCGGCTTGCTCGACGTCCTCAACGTGGGCGCCCTGGTCCTCGACGCCGACGGGCGCATCGTGTTCTGGACCCCGCAGGCCGAGGAGCTCATCGGGTACACGGCGGAGGAGGCCCTCGGCAAGTACGCGGCGCGCCTGATCATCCACCCCGAGCACATGCAGTCCGTCACCGAACTGTTCACCGATGTCCTGGAGACGGGACGCAGTTGGGCGGGCGCGTTCCCCATCCGGCACAAGGACGGCAGCACCCGCCTCATGGAGTTCCGCAACATGCGGCTCCTGGACGATCTCGGGGACGTCTACGCCCTGGGCATCGCGGCCGACCACACGTTGCTCCAGCGCGTCGAGACCGACCTCGCCCTGTGCGAGCAGCTGATCAACCAGTCACCCATCGGACTGGCCCTGATGGACCCCGACCTGCGGTATCTCATGGTCAACCCGGCGCTGGAACGGATCGACGGCATCCCCGCCGAGGACCATGTCGGCCGTCATCTGCGGGAGACACTGCCGTTCCCGGACGTGGACACCGTCGAGTCGGCGCTGCGTCAGGTGCTCACCACCGGCACACCGCTGCTCGACCAGTACCACGTGGGCCGCCCTCCCTCCGATCCCGACCACGAACACGCCTGGTCCCTCTCCTTCTACCGGCTGGAGGACCCGGGCGGACGCATCCTGGGCGCGGCCGTCTCGGTCGTCGACGTCACCGAACGCCATCGCGCGGCCGCCGAGGCCGACCGCGCGCGGCGTCGTCTCGCGCTCGTCGCCAGCGCCTCCACCCGTGTCGGCACCACCCTTGAGGTGGAGCAGACCGCCCGCGAACTGGCCGACATCGCCGCCCCCGAACTGGCCGACGTGGTCGCCGTGGACGTTCTCGACTCCGTCCTGGCCTGCCGTCGCAAGCGCAGGCCGGACAACGGCCCGGAGTTCTTCCGCGCCCTCGCCCTCAAGGCCTCGCACCCCACCGTGGCCCTGCGCGCCGCCGACCCTCCCGGCGACCTGACGACGTACGACGGTGACCGCCTGGTGACCCTGTGCGTCCACACCGGCAGGCCGGTCCTGGTGCGGCACGTCGGCGAGCACGATCTGCCGCGCATCGCCCGCGACGCCGAGGGCACGGCCCTGCTGGCGCAGGCCGGCGTCCACTCGTACCTCGCGGTTCCGCTGATCGCGCACGGTGAGGTGCTCGGCGCCCTCGATCTCAAGCGCACCCGCAATCCGCTCCCCTTCGACGAGGACGACGTGGTGCTCGCCGGTGAGCTGGCCACCCGCGCCGCCGTGGCCATCGACAACGCCCGCTGGTTCCAGAGCGTGCGCAACACGGCCGTCACGCTCCAGCGCAGCCTGCTGCCCCAGCATCCGCCGCGTCTCACCGGTCTGGAGGTCGCGTCCCGATATCAGCCGGCGCAGGCCACCAGCGAGGTCGGCGGCGACTGGTACGACGTGATTCCGCTGGCCGACGACCGGACCGCGCTGGTCGTGGGCGACGTCATGGGCAACGGAATCGACGCCGCCGCCACCATGGGCCGGCTGCGCACCGCCACCTGCGCCTACGCCGACCTCGACCTCGACCCCGGCGATGTGCTCCAGCACCTCGACAAGATCACCTGCGATCTGGAGCACTACATCGTGACGTGCATCTACGCCGTGTACGACCCCCACAGCAGGCAGTGCCGCATCGCCAATGCCGGGCACATGCCGCCCGCCCTGGTGCGTTCCGGCGCCGCCCCCGAACTGCTGGACCTGCCGCCGTGCGCCCCCCTCGGTGTCGGTGGCATCCCCTTCGGGACCACCACGGTCGAACTCAACCCGGATGATCTGCTCGTCCTCTACACGGACGGTCTCGTGGAGACCAGGCTGCATCCCATCGACGACCGCCTGAACGTCCTTCTCAGCTTCCTCGACGAGGCGGACCGACCGCTCGAGGAGATCTGCGACCTGCTCCTGTACGGACTGCGCAACTCAGACGACCACGACGACGTCGCCCTGCTCGTCGCCCGCGCGAAGTAG
- a CDS encoding YhjD/YihY/BrkB family envelope integrity protein, producing the protein MEDRTAGINRERLVRMLTFWLRPAFALRVVSRFQKIVGFDRSMALASSALTALIPLTILIGAVLSSFSDYDAADRIIKRYGLTGQGAAAVKSLLAPAESASASVGVFGSLFLIISVLSFARASQRLFEQTWELPPLSVRNTRNGLWWILGLAGYAAVTGWLHAVLGGSKLGVAASVCEIPVSVAFLVWSGWALSAKRIPWRDLLPFGVTAGVATALYSVGATVYLPRLFNSYAARYGAVGAVFAMISALFAAMFVIVASAALGHEMRDELVRIRAGDRPSDDEVRREWDSVVEQARSRWHTTRDQVSSRRRSKDTRKG; encoded by the coding sequence GACGTTCTGGCTGCGTCCCGCGTTCGCGCTGCGTGTCGTCAGCCGGTTCCAGAAGATCGTGGGCTTCGACCGCTCGATGGCCCTGGCGTCCAGCGCGCTCACCGCGCTCATCCCCCTCACGATTCTCATCGGCGCCGTGCTGAGCAGCTTCTCGGACTACGACGCCGCCGACCGGATCATCAAGCGCTACGGCCTCACCGGTCAGGGAGCCGCGGCGGTCAAGTCGCTCCTGGCCCCCGCCGAGAGCGCCAGCGCGAGCGTGGGTGTCTTCGGGAGCCTGTTCCTGATCATCTCCGTACTGAGCTTCGCCCGCGCCTCGCAGCGGCTGTTCGAGCAGACCTGGGAACTGCCCCCGCTGAGTGTCCGCAACACGAGGAACGGCCTGTGGTGGATCCTCGGTCTCGCCGGGTACGCGGCCGTCACCGGGTGGCTGCACGCGGTTCTCGGGGGGAGCAAGCTGGGCGTGGCGGCCTCGGTGTGCGAGATCCCGGTGAGCGTCGCCTTCCTCGTCTGGAGCGGCTGGGCGCTGTCCGCGAAGCGGATCCCCTGGCGCGACCTTCTGCCCTTCGGCGTCACGGCGGGCGTGGCGACCGCGCTCTACTCGGTGGGCGCGACCGTGTATCTGCCGCGCCTGTTCAACTCCTACGCCGCGCGCTACGGGGCGGTGGGCGCCGTCTTCGCGATGATCTCGGCGCTCTTCGCCGCGATGTTCGTCATCGTCGCGTCGGCGGCCCTCGGGCACGAGATGCGTGATGAACTCGTCCGGATCCGCGCGGGCGACCGCCCCTCCGACGACGAGGTCCGCCGCGAGTGGGACAGCGTGGTCGAACAGGCCCGGTCGCGGTGGCACACCACGCGCGACCAGGTCTCCTCCCGCCGGCGCTCCAAGGACACGAGGAAGGGGTAG